One stretch of Paenibacillus sp. AN1007 DNA includes these proteins:
- a CDS encoding transporter substrate-binding domain-containing protein encodes MVKERGILNFRTALLFITMMAVLAGCSTGTASKDSGAAAAEGSAKVKKIIVGTGTQFPNVCFIDDKGQLTGYDVELIREIDKRLPDYEFEFSTMDFKNLLLSLETKKIDLIAHQMEVNEERQAKFLFNDEAYNIFPNKVVVSQKNDTVHSMDDLEGKKLIVGATSNAAVLAEKWNAAHGNTIDIVYSGAGEDTITQIKTGRVDATISTQFAIDYQNKAVDAQLKTVGDALSNSKVYFILNKDEQELKTKVDEALKSIKADGTLAKLSKEWLGANYTVEE; translated from the coding sequence ATGGTTAAAGAACGGGGGATACTGAATTTCCGAACAGCGCTGCTGTTCATCACCATGATGGCGGTGCTGGCAGGATGCAGTACAGGTACAGCCAGTAAAGATTCGGGAGCTGCAGCGGCAGAAGGCAGTGCCAAAGTGAAAAAAATCATTGTAGGAACGGGCACTCAGTTCCCGAATGTCTGCTTCATAGACGATAAAGGCCAATTGACCGGATACGATGTAGAATTGATCCGCGAGATCGACAAGCGCTTACCTGATTATGAGTTTGAGTTCAGCACGATGGATTTCAAAAACCTGCTGCTGAGTCTTGAAACGAAAAAAATTGATCTGATTGCACATCAGATGGAAGTGAATGAAGAGAGACAGGCCAAGTTCCTGTTTAACGACGAAGCTTATAATATTTTTCCAAATAAAGTTGTGGTGAGCCAGAAAAACGATACCGTGCATTCCATGGACGACCTGGAAGGCAAAAAATTGATCGTTGGTGCGACCAGCAATGCAGCGGTACTCGCTGAGAAATGGAATGCGGCACACGGTAATACGATCGACATTGTCTACTCCGGAGCCGGAGAAGACACAATTACCCAGATCAAAACAGGACGGGTGGATGCCACCATCAGCACACAGTTTGCCATCGATTATCAGAACAAAGCTGTGGATGCACAGCTGAAGACGGTAGGGGACGCGCTGTCCAACTCCAAAGTGTACTTTATTCTGAACAAGGATGAGCAGGAACTGAAAACTAAGGTAGATGAAGCACTTAAATCCATCAAGGCAGATGGAACGCTGGCTAAACTGAGCAAAGAATGGCTTGGGGCCAACTACACTGTTGAAGAATAA